Genomic window (Sinorhizobium sojae CCBAU 05684):
CGCCCCAGTTGCTGGCCTTGAGCGCCTGCTTCGCCGTCTCCACCGCGCGGTCGACTACGACCTCGTCGGCAAGCGGGCAGCCCGCATAGGCCTTGCCGTCGGACGGTCGGTACATGTCGATGACGCCTTGGGCCGGCACCAGCCTGTCGCCGATGAAGTGCCCGATGGGCAAGGTGACGGTGTCCGGGTCGAAACTGAGAGTCATCGCTTATCCTCGCAAGTGAGTAGAGCGAGACTAGCGGATAGGCGCGAGCAGCGTGCTTCGACTGGCGCTATCCGGACGGCGGAAAATTGCGTTTTGGGTCAGGCCGGCAGCCAATTCTTTTGCCGGGCAAGCTGACAGCGGATCCTGCCGTATATCAGCGGAACGTGTCAGCGAAGCCACGCCTGAGACATTCGGAAAAGGGCGCGAGGAAGCGCGACTGCGGCCTTGCCTCGGTCAGAAAGAGGGATGCTGACGGTCGCATATAGCCGCTGATGATAGGCGGGCCGACCACATCGGCTATGTCCAGGGAGGCCCCTATCCGGTGCAGTTTCGGGATCGGCGAAGGATATCGTTCTGGAAGTTTGGAGGGGCGGCCTCGGCCCCCAGATGTGTTTTCGCCGCGGTTGGTGGAGCGGCGAGGCAGCGAAACGCATGAGGATGCGCGGCCGATCGATCGTCGAATTGGCCGCGCCGCCGGTTCATTCGGCGCTGTCGGCGGAATCCGCGTTGAGCTGGCCGTATTTTTCCACGCCGAGCTTGTCGAGGAGTTCGAGCTGCGTCTCCAGAAAGTCGATGTGGCCTTCCTCGTCGGCGAGCAACTCCTCGAAGAGCTTCATCGACACGTAGTCACCGGCCTGATTGCAGATGTCTCGCGAAGCCTTGTAGGAGGTGCGGGCGTCGTATTCACCGGCGAGGTCCGCCTCCAGAACTTCCTTTATGTTCTGGCCTATGCGCAAGGGCGCGACGGTCTGCAGGTTCGGATGCCCTTCAAGAAAGATGATGCGTGCGACGAGCTTGTCCGCATGCTGCATCTCTTCGATCGATTCGGCGCGCTCTTTTTTTGCGAGCTTCGTGTAACCCCAGTCTTCGAGCAGCCGGTAATGCAGCCAATATTGGTTTACCGCTCCGAGTTCCAGGAATAGCGCTTCATTGAGCCGCTCGATGACTTGGGAATCACCCTTCATGAAATAGGTCCTTCTTGCGAGGTTGTGCGCTAGAGCAAATAGACTCAACTTCGGCGCTTGTCGAGTGTCGTTTTAGAATGATTCTAAATATTGTCGGAGCCTTTGCAACAGCGACCTACGCGCGCAGGTCAGACGGTGCGTTGCTTTTCATCGTTGCCCTTCGAAAGTTGCGCACCGCCGAAGGTTAGCTCTACCTTTCGTGCCAATCCCAATATCAAAGTTCGCCAATGGCACGATTCGAGCCCGCCAGCGCCGCGCCTCTTTCACACGTGACGTCTGGAGCGTCAGCGAAGGGTGCGGTTCGCCCGCGACCGGAGCTTGCAGAGGGGATGTCCGCGCGCCCATTTGCGATAGCAATGTCGCTTAGCAGAGCTCGCCTTGAGCGTGGCAGTCTGAGCATAGAAAGACGGCGATCGGAAGATCTTACATTCGCCAAAAACTCAAGGTGCGGCACCTTTTTGACCGCTTTGGCGGCACTGTTGGTGCATCTGGAAAGGCCACCAGCAGAGATGGCTGGCGCTCGCCTCTGGTTCAG
Coding sequences:
- the bfr gene encoding bacterioferritin, whose translation is MKGDSQVIERLNEALFLELGAVNQYWLHYRLLEDWGYTKLAKKERAESIEEMQHADKLVARIIFLEGHPNLQTVAPLRIGQNIKEVLEADLAGEYDARTSYKASRDICNQAGDYVSMKLFEELLADEEGHIDFLETQLELLDKLGVEKYGQLNADSADSAE